gttgaaattgaaattgaaatgaaaatctggccccagttgttgagAAGGTGGATAACGTTTTCCCTCAGGAAAAATCACCATCAAGAAATCATGATCTCTtgtcactatccattggatggCACTATTGGTTTCGccatgacttatccactggataatgaGTGCTACCCAGGTTTGTATTTCGGAGTAAAAGATTTagaaattctaaaagctaaaAGAATTCTTTCCTCatatcatttttctttcttgaaaattcaaaactatgAATCCGTCGGACGAAGCATGACgataaagagaggaaaaaaatagtCACGGTTTGCTAAGAATAACGGAGATTGGTTGTGTATCTTCCCACCCACCCCGGAAACACTTGTAAAGGCATACTTTCTCAGATAGGAAGTTTGCAACTGCATCATGTTCATTGTGAGATCGCAACTTCGCATTGTATTAACACGTCCGAATGTGCTTTCATTGGCTAACTTTGGTGTAATGATATTTACAAAAAACATTTAAGGAAACAATTATTGTTCTGCTAATATGTAACAATGAATAATTTTCAACGCTTGGGAAAATGTGGCTGATTGGCATTAGCTCTAAGCACGGTTAAACTCAAAGTGGTGGTTCGTAGTGTATAGGATACATAGAAATACCGTTATATACATTTTTCATGGCAAAAATCGATTACTTAGAGAACTGGAGTGTCCGTGGGAAATTGCAGAGGcaaaacggctaaaaaattGCGCATTATCACAGCATAACTACCACCTCTCCATTGCCGCCACATTCTCTCGTCCAGGTAGGATTGGAGATCTTGTCTCCTCAACCCTTTCCTCCTATTGCGACCAAGTTTTAGTTGGCCCCAAGCTGATTCCACTTCCTGGGTATGCACGCCAGTTCGTGGATCAACAAAATTATGAGCATGGACAATGACTTCATGTGCTCTAACGTTTTGCAGCCCGATCAATCGATTGTAGGCAGCCCAGTCGTCTGAGTGCACTATAGTGCCTGGAAGAAGGCACCTCTGTATGATGGGCAGCAGAGTGGCCGCATCTCTTCTCTCCACAACTTGGAAATATCCTCTTGCTGGAGTATATTCTGCCGATACCACACCAAAAACCCACGCTTGACTTGCAGCTCTTCTTCCCCTGTTGTACTGCAAGATTTATTAAGAGATGCAGATGTTAGCTTGACATAAACAGCCAGAACTTGAAACGCAACTTTTTGGTCTTACAGTTCTTTTTCAAACCAAAGACGCAGAAAACCATATCTGATACTCAAACTCTTTTCATAGTTTATgggttattttatttttattgccgtGATGACTCAGTTTTCGTTTACTTTTGTCAGGGTGTGAATTATTCTTATTGGTGATGCTGAACGAGAAAATATGTCGTGGCAATATTGGGTAGTTGTTTTATACGCCATTTATTTAGGGGCTACAACTTTTACCTTAGGCTTGTGGTTGAACTTGCTCTCATCGCACTTAACCACAGTTCCAGGACCTCCGAATGGAATGAATGGTCTGATTTGTAGGTCCACGGAACAGATATCTTGAAGTCGTCTGCATATCTTCGACGTCAGAGAAGCATTAATTTCTAGAGCTCTCACCATTCTATGCTGTGGGTCATCTTGAGTGAAATAGTATATGGCCTTGAGGAGGGTGGCTAAAGCTACCTTAGGGAACTCTTCAAAAAGAGTATTGGTCCTAAGGCTTCTTCTTTTACGGCATCCGCTGCAGCGCCTGTTAATtgggcaaaacaacaacgtgaaatgactaaaGACCTGACCATCTTGCAACATTAGGGACCCTTAGATTCTACAACAAGGACAACCATGTTTtaatcaattgacacctgtcaaaaacggtatccgctgaccagtatcacgcgaccatatcgcgggctgaAGCTTAGATGACACCGAGGTCTGCTCTTTAttggaagttgaccgctgactaggtactggttttgattggattgcaggctcaatccATGTTAacacgaggcttcatttttcgcgcgctttctgtggctagACGTTGCTACACGGCCACACTACATCAAGTTCATAGAGTCAAcgcttttcatgttcaggtggaaaactgTTTGGATAGTGTTTCTTTCCTGcgtttttcgctggtttcaatccagctttacatatcatgatagcagtgGTCCACAATGGctgctacgcagttattcaagtcaattATCGGATATAAACTCAAGCtgactgtttatttttaatttgaatagaGCTGCTtgtttctctgtattgcaatttttggcatatctttagaagctctgatagggttacatgatgcctggaggacctatgactagaacagaaacgaaaggagtgCGAAAGAGAACAACAACGACCAAACAGAATACTAGTAATAGCCCATACTTAgtgcaagaagttactccacaaattatttccttgggcattaaaccgtttgttatttccaaaaagtggtttaatcggtttccctttgatcaaaaataagacacaaacagcagtgataaacatattgaacttgttcattttgattatgacttgacgtttcgtatgtgctctacatacattttcaaaagtaaccgttgaaagttaaaacagctatttatatataacaaagcggatgatatataaatagctgttttaactTTCAacagttacttttgaaaatgtatgtagagcacatacgaaacgtcaagtcataatcaaaatgaacaagttcaatatgtttatcactgctgtttgtgtcttatttttgatcaaattaCGATGGCTCAAGAACAAAAGTACTTACGATACGGTTTCTCTTTGTTCAGTAATGTtcatgacatctgcaaatggttagctTTTCAAATCTTCTCAAAATAAGGACTTCAAACCGCAGGCCTAGTCTCACAAATTTCTTCTAGTaagttcataagttccctgtgggacgttgaAGAACCCATTCGAATAGAGTagtgccgagtgctggaacacgCAGATGTATATTGAAATAATGGTATCACAGGCTTGACTAATTTCACATACATTTCATTGTTTATAATTAACCTTCTAATGGGGCTTCATTCCCAGTTTATCCACAGTGTGAAAACTATTTATAAAAACCTAAACAGTTCTGGTAATAAAAAATTTCGGTCTGGGTGCGTATTATGTTACATTATATTACTTTTTTAGGCCGAGATAAATATACTTCTTTAGAAGACATTACATATCCAAGGAAAACAGAATGCGTCAAAGGAAATGGATGTTTTGAAAGGACTCGTcgacaaaatattaaatattaggTGTGGTAGACTCGGTTCCtattttatagcggagctccgttcggcgcgcgcgcgcgaagcaccatagttaagaaaatatggtaacccatcgatgtgagaaaatttggttttatggcCATGaagtcatcaacgtccgtacgtacaacgtacaacgtacgtacgtccgtccgccccttcatgtatgccaatgtgaccagtacacgtaaccatatcacgggctaattaaagtttagagctcatccaggaggcaatactacatttgacactaactagttttcagcatacatctttgatattggacatcaatgttatggtcaattgacacctgtcaaaacaaggtatccgctgaccagtatcacgtgactctATATCGGGCTcgagttagaccttatcgaggtcagctgtttttttttaagttgaccgctgaccggggactggttgttgattgaatcgcaggcccaagccaggtcagacactcacacacacctgatcgaggcttaatttttcgcgctttttctgtggctcgacgcggctacagagccacgctacgtcagcaaagctcttgacagtcgatgcttttcgtgttcaggtacggtatggaaagtatatttttcttgcatttttcgttggtttcagtccaggtttaacataatatagctgtggtcaggacacactgctggctacgtagttattcaagtcaagcattggagcgatataaacttaaagctgagtgtttattttgaatttgtttttgctctgaattgcagtttttggtatgtgttaagat
Above is a window of Montipora capricornis isolate CH-2021 chromosome 6, ASM3666992v2, whole genome shotgun sequence DNA encoding:
- the LOC138050985 gene encoding uncharacterized protein; translated protein: MVRALEINASLTSKICRRLQDICSVDLQIRPFIPFGGPGTVVKCDESKFNHKPKYNRGRRAASQAWVFGVVSAEYTPARGYFQVVERRDAATLLPIIQRCLLPGTIVHSDDWAAYNRLIGLQNVRAHEVIVHAHNFVDPRTGVHTQEVESAWGQLKLGRNRRKGLRRQDLQSYLDERMWRQWRGGSYAVIMRNFLAVLPLQFPTDTPVL